ACATGACTGAAATTTGAAACAAACATTTGTATGCATTTCCCTAAAGTTCAAGCTATTTAATATCGCTACATGTGGTACAAGATTCCGCTAAGCCGAATATTATGAGACGATAGCCGACACAGGTGGCGCTAAACATCCAACTTGCAAACACAGCGCTTATATAGCCTTAAATTTTGCTAAACTGTTTTGAATCTTGATCAATGAGCATAAAGTTCAAATTGTATTCGGTTcagttatttttgaaatcatgtCAGTCACGTCTTGAAGGAAGCGGTATTCACATTTTCATCGATCTTTAAAGGAAATACTCTTATTGGTTCAATCTTATCTaacctaatatttaaaacagaaaaataataatatgcaaaacagtaatttaatttttttatagattgaaAAAAGCACTTTAAAACAAACGTATAGtggaaagtttaaaaaatatattggttACTTTGTACggtaaactaaataaatgtccagctatctgccACAATTGTTCAACTTGCCATCCACAAGACCGATGGACAATAGCTATTTGCAAGATAACAGCGCTTCAAAACAAAGCGTACACAAAGATGACTTATCTGTCAAAGGAGctgaatgtttgtttatctgaTTTACGTCGCTTGGCCAGTTGACCGTCATAATTCGGACGGTGTTGGGACCAGAATGCGTTCATTGAtgcataaatacatttctgACGAGCGATTTGACAACTCCGACCTTTACAACATCCGTAGTTTctaaattgtttgaaaaaagCGCTTTGGCGCTTCACGACGTTATGAAGCAGATGGAGTGGAAGGTGCAAACGAAAAATACGACTCATTACACATTTCGTTTGGCATATGATGTGATgcgtaatatataatgtttccgtatttagttaaataaattattgatttaagtGAAATAGTCACCGCTTCAGCGCCTTTTTTGGAAtgacaatgaaattaataaaaaaaaatatttagacatttttatgaattcatAGACAATTTAGAAAAACACATCGCTTCATGATACGCGGACTATTCGTTGATAGTTTACCCATAAATGACGACCTCCGGCGGCAATAAAACCTCCCGCTATCAGGCGACTTTTCCGATACACTGGCTAGTGCGGACGTAGCTAACAATTATCTAAATAGCCATCTACATTCTTACCCCttacgttttattattaccGGTCAATTTATCCGTTGTTCGCAGATCTCAGCATATCCTCGGACTTCATGTTGCTCTGGTAGATCGGACGATAAGAATAGAAAGTGATCTAGGGGAGTTTGACCATcgttaaatagatttataggCATGTTAATTCAGATCCCCTTATTgctcaaatattaaatttttaataagcaataatttactataaaaaaaatatttttagtgcgatataaaatactgaaaacaacacattatagataaaaaagagGTTCGTTTCCAGAgatactattttatacaatatgaaGATATTTAAGCGAAacagttgaaaattattaaaaattagtattttgTACGCattaaactacaaaaaaaataaaataagttgttactgtataattacttattcttATACCACAATGAAAGTGAATTCTTGTAACATATTACCTTGaatataacaatgtttaaCAATCAATACAATTTAAGCCATCTTTCAATACATAATTTGAGATACAATAGGTGGCGATTTAAACCCTCCGATTGACAGACCCCGGCTGCGGTCTGTAGTTAATGTGCCGGACCTACAAAATTCAGATCCTCGATACTGATTTGAACATAGACTCAAGAAAAAATAGACGAGTAACTATGGAATACTTTTTAAACTGAAATACACGAACCAGTGAGGTCTCTCATTTTGTTTCCAGTGTCAATGAAATTTAAGTAGCAGTTGTAACAGGTGATACTTGGCAAGTGTGAGCACGATTCAAGGATGACCGGCACAAGGTAACCAAAtgtggtttaaaaaaaaaaactaatgtgAAATGATTTACCTTCATTTACAAggatgatatattatttaatttgtgcgCAAACCACTTAATTTGTAAAGAGATTTTAACGTATTGCGcattaatttaactaaaaaaatgcaaCAATGCTAATAGgtctcaataaataaaaaaaagaacattatACTGAAACGTGACATGTCTAATATCAACAGCTCTATATTTCCACGATTGCTGACACGAAGTCCTTTCTTACATTGTCTCGGCTGACCAGGCGGGGCGAGACAAAAGAAACACATCACTCAACCGCCCCCAGCCTACTGGACCTCACAATGATCATACCCGCTATTTATCTTCCGGATTAACTTGCTTATCATGCACTGGTCATGGACGAAAGAAATTGCTTGAATCGATTTGTCTATGGAGATTGTTCATAAGTCGtagattaatttaaagacAGTAAGCAGATCTATCTATATTCGCAAATACGAGTTGAGATTGAAGTCGTTTCACTTAAACGTAAAACGACGCTGCCATTGTTTTACAAGATGCTATATTAAGGGtatatatacaacaatatgaattaaaaaaaatacacgttAAGAAGTAATGCATCATTAACATTGCCtcaatacacatttaaattactttatttattaaaaaaattactaatgcAGTTTAAgaatttcctttttatttgttgtgtaGAGTGTctaatacctatttatttatttattctagtgGATAGATGTGTGATTTTAAGATAAAAGTAATggttttgagatttttttatatgtaccaagAGTAAAAAAACTTCAATAGGGCAATTAAAgcgttaatttattcaaatgacGGACCCAAGGGTAGAATAATGTCCCTCTTAGCACTTTAATAGTGTGGAGTGTTCCCTAACGGACGGTCAAGCTGTGGACAGCCCTAAGGCGTTTCGGAGACATTAATAGCGTCCCGGTCCTCCCCTTGTTTGTTCCCGCAAATTAGCTGCCTAAGAAAACTTACACCTTCATTTCGAATCTTTTCCATGCGACAcgctaaatattaatattcggTACGAAGGGGGTGAATTCTAAATTAACATCGTACCTTGGGTAAACATCGCCAAGACACCGGTTGGTAATACAATGTTTGTTTCCATGTAAGGGCCTTCCGATGAATCTTAATCTTCCTGAGTCAGGGTTACCCTCTAACCCGTATGTGTATAACTTAATTTCCCCCTGTCTCCCTGACTTGCTTCTAATTGTTTGCCTTCGATATTGTCGACGTCCGTTGTACGAAATGTATTCATTATCTACGATTTACTAAATCTTGTTTGATATCCATATTCTGTGGGTGAGCAAGATTTGCTGTGCTTTCACATTTGTAGTCAAGTTGATGGAGCTACGAATAATATCGTATGGGTAATGTAAGTATACACTGGGCTAAAACATGGTCTATCGGGCTATCANNNNNNNNNNNNNNNNNNNNNNNNNNNNNNNNNNNNNNNNNNNNNNNNNNNNNNNNNNNNNNNNNNNNNNNNNNNNNNNNNNNNNNNNNNNNNNNNNNNNNNNNNNNNNNNNNNNNNNNNNNNNNNNNNNNNNNNNNNNNNNNNNNNNNNNNNNNNNNNNNNNNNNNNNNNNNNNNNNNNNNNNNNNNNNNNNNNNNNNNNNNNNNNNNNNNNNNNNNNNNNNNNNNNNNNNNNNNNNNNNNNNNNNNNNNNNNNNNNNNNNNNNNNNNNNNNNNNNNNNNNNNNNNNNNNNNNNNNNNNNNNNNNNNNNNNNNNNNNNNNNNNNNNNNNNNNNNNNNNNNNNNNNNNNNNNNNNNNNNNNNNNNNNNNNNNNNNNNNNNNNNNNNNNNNNNNNNNNNNNNNNNNNNNNNNNNNNNNNNNNNNNNNNNNNNNNNNNNNNNNNNNNNNNNNNNNNNNNNNNNNNNNNNNNNNNNNNNNNNNNNNNNNNNNNNNNNNNNNNNNNNNNNNNNNNNNNNNNNNNNNNNNNNNNNNNNNNNNNNNNNNNNNNNNNNNNNNNNNNNNNNNNNNNNNNNNNNNNNNNNNNNNNNNNNNNNNNNNNNNNNNNNNNNNNNNNNNNNNNNNNNNNNNNNNNNNNNNNNNNNNNNNNNNNNNNNNNNNNNNNNNNNNNNNNNNNNNNNNNNNNNNNNNNNNNNNNNNNNNNNNNNNNNNNNNNNNNNNNNNNNNNNNNNNNNNNNNNNNNNNNNNNNNNNNNNNNNNNNNNNNNNNNNNNNNNNNNNNNNNNNNNNNNNNNNNNNNNNNNNNNNNNNNNNNNNNNNNNNNNNNNNNNNNNNNNNNNNNNNNNNNNNNNNNNNNNNNNNNNNNNNNNNNNNNNNNNNNNNNNNNNNNNNNNNNNNNNNNNNNNNNNNNNNNNNNNNNNNNNNNNNNNNNNNNNNNNNNNNNNNNNNNNNNNNNNNNNNNNNNNNNNNNNNNNNNNNNNNNNNNNNNNNNNNNNNNNNNNNNNAGTAACCATCTTCGAGTTCATTCTCtctcttatatattttgcttCCTCCCCTTGTTCTCTTATAAACCTTTCCATCAAAAGTTCTTTGCCATTATCGACGACAACATACTGTGTTTGTGGTATTAATGTTACAGGGCGTTGTTGGTGAACTGGAAGATTAACGTAGCGTTCCTCTTCATTATGACCACGCGTAACAAGTCTTAAAATTTCAGTATTGccttctttaataaaatattgatctCTTCCAAGTGAAGATGGAGCGTGCAATTTGTCATGATATTCATGCttagttttgttttcatcTTTGTCCtcgatatttttgtttaattcagACTTGATGACGACTCCTACATCAGAACCTCGATCTATTTCATGTCTTCTTATTGAATCATTATCTTGTTCTTTTCTATGATGAAGTGTAGCAATTCTGTCATAACCATTTTCAAGATCTTCAATGTACTCTTTATGTTTATTAGCGAACGCTTTCTGTAGCTGCATTtctttagtatatattattttcggtCCATCCCTGAAAATGAcgaagtaataattaatacaacaatacataaaatatctaataataaataattttacgatattttaaaataaattaattttttgtaagtcTATTAGTAATGCTAACtactaaatatacataataatctaCTTGAATTACTATCTACTAAAAGCATACCTATTTCTTAGTGAATGTCTATTGTCATCATATTTATAGTCATTATCTTCAGCAGCGTGAACGAATTCTTGTTGAATATCTCCAGGTGTTGATGAAGGTTTCGTCATCTCTTTAGTCCGATGATTTCTTTTGTTAAACTTCCACTGTGTTGGTTTCGTCCGCAAGTCTGTTTGTTCTGCACTCCATGCCTCCCGCCTTCTCCACTCTGACGCTTGTATGGActtattttctatgttttgCATCGTTTTGTTTTCTCTCCCAACTCTCTTTTCGCGTACCACTAAATGCACGTCGTCCTCTGTGGAGTTGACACGTATCACTCTTTTCCtagaatttattaatggaTATCTATGTACCTAGCGGTTTGACTTATGTTCAATGTACATGAATAGTGCCATATTTTTACAGTGTTGTGCTTTCATGCATACACgtactaaaaataacaaatgaataagaaatattaaaaaaattaaaaatttgactTGACACTCCTAACAAagagcaaataataaatacaataaaagcaTGCTAACTATTAGgtaatgtgtgtttgttacaacTAAAGCTCTTATTTCCATAATTTGTGTTAGTCTTGTTATATCTTAAAAGCAATGTAGAATTCGAGATTACATAATTGTaacttatgtatatttacCTCGGAGGCATATAAAGAGGACACCCTTCACAAATACAGCAGCATATTAAAAGAAGTAGAACTAACGCCACTAAAACGgctaacaaaattaatagCCAGAATAACAACCGGCTTTCGGCTTTGTAAATACtctgtaaaagtaaaaaaaaaaaaacatgaaattaatatttatgactgATGGCAAGataacacatatttttgtttaaaaaattaagtacttACCGAGTCATCCTTGTCTGATGTCGAAGTTTGAACATTTTGCGTTACACCCGtactatatattgttttatttttagcgaGTTGTTCTTGTAATTTTGCTACATTTATAGCACTATTTTCGGATGAACGAACAACGGCAATTACTTCACTTCTGTGGGAAGGCAATGGTTATATTTTAGCGATTTAAGCTTTTAtcgtatataaatacttattagtCACTAAATTCGaatcattgtttattaaactcaCCTTTCTTGACTAGACTCTGGGCCGTTTTGCTCAGAACCGATGTTACCATTGCCTTTATAAGGTTTGATTTCTATAATTGACACTTTACCTCCGGAGAGAGTACTAAGTAATTCctctaatttttttctatcagGATTTGCACCAGGTATAATAAATGACATGGTTCTAGTATTACTCTCTGGTGGGTAAATCTTTACTATTGTGGTTGACGACAATCTCGGTATACCGAGGTCGTAGGCTCTTATAGtgagaatataatttttactttcttcTTCATCGTATTGACGTTTTTGTCtggtatttcttttattacttCTTTTTAGGGGCTCCAAAAGATATAATTCACCTATAAGTTAATTAATGAGTTAATTAGAATGAGTTTcactttatatgaaaataaggataataaaagttgtataataattttgtaattaatgcGGTTGATAACGgttgaaataaattacctgTATCTTCGTTAACCGCAAAGCTCCCGTCTCTATTTCCTTCAATTATTTCGTATCTGACTACGTTATTTGGTGGTTCAGCGTCTTTATCAACTGCCTTTACAAATGCTGACGATgtaaaattgttcaaattcGGCGATAGCACAAACTCATACAACGACCTCTCAAACTCTGGTGGGTTATCATTAACATctaataacttaattattaatggcACTGTAACTCTTAAACCTACTCCATCATTATCTCTAGCCTCTACTAAAAAATGCAAATCTGGCATCGCTTCACGGTCAAAACCATGGTTGTTGGTCGCGACCGTGATCAAGCCAGATATGGGATCTAAATTCAGAGATGTATTTAGATATCCTAATATGGCAGTGTATTGGATTTTCCCAAAAGCACCCGTGTCTACGTCATCGGCCTGCACTTGGACTACTCTAGCTCCCGCAGTGATGTTTTCAGGAAGTTCAACGTCATATGATAAAGCTAAAAAGACTGGTGCATTATCATTGACATCATTAAGGTACACGGTGACATTGGCTGTGGCTGACAAGTTGGTAGCCGGTCCAAGTTCTTGTGCCAAAATCTGAAAAAGGTGATTTGGAACggaattaatatacataaagatattgccttacatttgtatttattctaaatatttaaaaatacgtatcTATGCCATTACCTGAAATATGACCGATTTTCTGGCTTCAAAATCCAGCATTGTGTTGTCCCGTACTTTAATGATGAACTGTGCATGTCTCTCTGCGACGGTGGGCGATATTTCAAAGGTCCCATTATTTCCAAGTAACGAAAGAGAGAATACGCCATTTTTGCCAGCGTCGTTGTCATTTACTTGAGGAATATAGGGTTCGTTGAATGTGAGGGCTGTGCCTTGTGGAGCGTTTTCATCCAAGTATGTGATGTACctgcaattgttttattttgaaaattattaaacattgtacgtgtataaagaaataaaaactttttttattgctataaaacAGTTACTCACGGTAACTATGAAGGTATAGCCAGAAGGAACGGCCAGTTTAAAACCAGTTTTAGTAGCACTAGATCTTAAAAGCTGAGCCAGTAGCCaatgagataaatataataaaaaaaaaatactcacgATTCATTTTCAAAGTACGGAGGGGAGTTATCTCGTTCCGGCAATATGAAAGCCAATTGAACCGTCGACGACATCGCTTCAGGCTCCTCTCTTGACAGCCTCACCTCCTCTGCCACTACAGTAAGAAGTATTGGAGTACCAGCGTGAGAAATTGCAGCAATTTCTTCGATTGGTCGCTCGAGTGTTACTTCACCTGTAAAAAATTACAGGAATACTCACTactaaacgaaaaataaagtttttaaaataggtcGGTAAAAGACACTCTTTTACACTACTTCAATTCCATTAATATGTACACGTATATTAATGGAATTGTAGTTTTTAAGAAGacgatttttcatttcatatttcaatattaaggataaatcaaacaataaaatcttaatcattgattatttgattcaaatacggttttaaatttaaatatgctgaataaaaaacaaaaacaatttaattttagtaaagCGACATCTATCGATATACgtctaaattaattaagtattagTGCTAGCGTACTTCTGATCATGTTATCAATATATAACGCGTCCGATAGAGGGCTCTTATTACGATTAtagttagaaaaataattagttatgAATGATTGGTTGATTTTTCGGTAAGAAAAAACATTcctatgttataaaatatattaaaatagtattatgtatattataaggttatttattgtgatgataatatttatgttattgataGAAAGAGACGATAATAGTTATATTGAAATtcttaatgataattttttttttgttaatgtgtAAGCGTGAATTAAGTCTGTGTTAACTAACAGAATgacaattaacaattttactagttttataaaaattattatatattaatagatacGTCTGTACAAAATGTCttcaacaaaatttttaatgttaaaaaaatggttgcctgtaaagtcggttttacgggcgaagattttacgtgacaacgtctttttctcggtagaatatttattgatatgaatattattaaattgcacaataggaacaaggaattgaatgaaaataagaattgcacaaattggTGCactcggtgactcatcgtaacgttaccgggcgttacactttttcatgagtgactccgagccgcaacctaatttaagacgttgtcacgtcaaaatgtgtaattttaagttgttgattataaaacattaagaaCTACGAATTACGAAATTCCATAACACGAATCAAAATAGCTTCAATTATTGGAAGGCATGTtatatcacataaataaaataacatattgcacctaaatataatatgtaattcttaatataaatgcaacTCGAAATAACGGTATGTATGTAGCCATAATCTTAGTATCTATCTAGGTACAAAGACATCGTTTAGACTCTCAAGACATCATTCTAGTATGCTGAGTAACTAACGAGCTTCACATGCCTGTTGCAGGCATTGTTTCAGGCAAGAATGTGGGGAAgaggttttaattataaccatGAGCGCAAATTCTATCGTTGACGTTAAAGCAGGAACCTACatagaaaaaacattattaggtacattaaattttcacatcaacatattatagatatttagttGATATGCTTGTTACGAATACTGATGAATATCccatcttactaatattataaatgcgaaagcttgtaaggatgtgtgtgtatgtgtgtttgttgctttttcaaagtactgaaccgattgcaatgaaatttggtacgtagacagctggacaactggaataacat
Above is a genomic segment from Zerene cesonia ecotype Mississippi chromosome 19, Zerene_cesonia_1.1, whole genome shotgun sequence containing:
- the LOC119834201 gene encoding cadherin-86C isoform X1, yielding MTFTLSLVVLPLLVAVARGGEPVFDPSTLMRLVLVPADAAVGSVIYRVRASDPDFDYPLHFELIGQMGRLDIGIETLPCTRYNSVCQANVILLRRLEPGRYVDFRLSARNTRGRSARIACSVTGTNATTPRDTIFPHQPSIILVPEDAKRGTDLEIVIARKNPVSPKPLELELWGSPLFAIRQRRVSTENTEGTIFLVGPLDFEAQSMYHLTLLAVDPYIEVGKDTRNIAGLEVVVVVQDVQDMPPVFTAAPPITHLPRQVVPGDVVVKVRAEDGDKGAPRQIRYGLVSEGNPFTPFFNINETTGEVTLERPIEEIAAISHAGTPILLTVVAEEVRLSREEPEAMSSTVQLAFILPERDNSPPYFENESYITYLDENAPQGTALTFNEPYIPQVNDNDAGKNGVFSLSLLGNNGTFEISPTVAERHAQFIIKVRDNTMLDFEARKSVIFQILAQELGPATNLSATANVTVYLNDVNDNAPVFLALSYDVELPENITAGARVVQVQADDVDTGAFGKIQYTAILGYLNTSLNLDPISGLITVATNNHGFDREAMPDLHFLVEARDNDGVGLRVTVPLIIKLLDVNDNPPEFERSLYEFVLSPNLNNFTSSAFVKAVDKDAEPPNNVVRYEIIEGNRDGSFAVNEDTGELYLLEPLKRSNKRNTRQKRQYDEEESKNYILTIRAYDLGIPRLSSTTIVKIYPPESNTRTMSFIIPGANPDRKKLEELLSTLSGGKVSIIEIKPYKGNGNIGSEQNGPESSQERSEVIAVVRSSENSAINVAKLQEQLAKNKTIYSTGVTQNVQTSTSDKDDSSIYKAESRLLFWLLILLAVLVALVLLLLICCCICEGCPLYMPPRGRRAFSGTRKESWERKQNDAKHRK
- the LOC119834201 gene encoding cadherin-86C isoform X2, which encodes MTFTLSLVVLPLLVAVARGGEPVFDPSTLMRLVLVPADAAVGSVIYRVRASDPDFDYPLHFELIGQMGRLDIGIETLPCTRYNSVCQANVILLRRLEPGRYVDFRLSARNTRGRSARIACSVTGTNATTPRDTIFPHQPSIILVPEDAKRGTDLEIVIARKNPVSPKPLELELWGSPLFAIRQRRVSTENTEGTIFLVGPLDFEAQSMYHLTLLAVDPYIEVGKDTRNIAGLEVVVVVQDVQDMPPVFTAAPPITHLPRQVVPGDVVVKVRAEDGDKGAPRQIRYGLVSEGNPFTPFFNINETTGEVTLERPIEEIAAISHAGTPILLTVVAEEVRLSREEPEAMSSTVQLAFILPERDNSPPYFENESYITYLDENAPQGTALTFNEPYIPQVNDNDAGKNGVFSLSLLGNNGTFEISPTVAERHAQFIIKVRDNTMLDFEARKSVIFQILAQELGPATNLSATANVTVYLNDVNDNAPVFLALSYDVELPENITAGARVVQVQADDVDTGAFGKIQYTAILGYLNTSLNLDPISGLITVATNNHGFDREAMPDLHFLVEARDNDGVGLRVTVPLIIKLLDVNDNPPEFERSLYEFVLSPNLNNFTSSAFVKAVDKDAEPPNNVVRYEIIEGNRDGSFAVNEDTGELYLLEPLKRSNKRNTRQKRQYDEEESKNYILTIRAYDLGIPRLSSTTIVKIYPPESNTRTMSFIIPGANPDRKKLEELLSTLSGGKVSIIEIKPYKGNGNIGSEQNGPESSQERSEVIAVVRSSENSAINVAKLQEQLAKNKTIYSTGVTQNVQTSTSDKDDSSIYKAESRLLFWLLILLAVLVALVLLLLICCCICEGCPLYMPPSTCMHESTTL